CCTTCTCTCCCCCCACAAGCGCCCCCGCACCGTCCACCACCTGTCCGCCCTCCCCCGCAACGACATGGGAAAGATCATGAAGCGCGCGCTGAAGCCCGAGGCCTGAGGAGCGACGAGTGATGAGTGACCGGCGCGGCTCGGCCCGCGAGGCCATCGCCTCCCTGACGGACGACTTCACCGAACTCCCCACCCCACGACGGGAGTACGCCCCCGACGGCCCCCTCGCCTGGCACGGCTACGACGCCGCGCGTGCCCGCGCCGCCGAGCGCACCGGGGAGGAGGAGTCGGTGGTGTGGGGCCGGGCGACGATCGGCGCCTCACCGGCCGGTCCGATCCGCGCCGTGCTGATCTCCTTCGAGTTCGGCTTCCTCGGCGGCTCGCTCGGCGAACGCACCGGCGACCGCCTGGAGGCGGCGCACGCCTACGCCCGCGCCCACCGGCTGCCGGTCGTCTCCCTGGTGGCCACGGGCGGCAGCCGTATGCAGGAAGGGATGCGCGCCCTCACCCAACTCCAGCGCGTGGCCCGCGAGTCGGCGCTGACGCGGGAGGCCGGGCTGCCCCAGATCGCGGTCCTCCGCGACCCGACGACCGGCGGCGGCTGGGCCACCCTCGGCGCCGGCGCGGACATCACCCTCGCCCTCCCCACCGCCCAGATCGGCTTCGCCGGCTCCCGCGTCCGCCCCCCGGACGCGGACCCGACGGCGTACACGGCGGAGTCCCAACTCGCGGCAGGCTCGATCGACGCGGTGGTCCCCCCACCGTCCCTACGCACCACCCTGCTCCTCTACCTGACCCTCCTGACGACCCCCTCCACAACCCCGGCGCCCCCGCCCCACGCCCTCCCACCCCGCGTCCTTGAAAGGCCTCCGGCCTTTCGGGCCGAAAAAGCAGGGGGCGCAGCCCCTGCTTTTTCAGGGGCGCGGGGAACTGCGCGACCAGCCCCCACCGGACCCGCACCCGCCACACAACCGCCCCCCTCAGCCCAGAAGGCGCCCCTCCCCACCCATGGCTGGGAAGCCGTACAACGCGCCCGCTCCCCCCACCGCCCCCGAGCCGAGGCCTATCTGGACGCCTACTTCACCCGCCGAGCCCCCCTGCAAGGGGACCGCTGCGGCGGCACCGACCCCGGCATGCTCTGCGGCTTCGGCGACCACGAGGGCCGGACCGTCGCCTACGCGGCCCAGTGCGGCACCCCGACCCGCCCGGCGGGCTACCGCACCGCCACCCGCCTCATCCACCTCGCCGACCGCCTCGGCATCCCGGTCCTGACCCTGATCGACACCCCC
This genomic stretch from Streptomyces deccanensis harbors:
- a CDS encoding carboxyl transferase domain-containing protein translates to MSDRRGSAREAIASLTDDFTELPTPRREYAPDGPLAWHGYDAARARAAERTGEEESVVWGRATIGASPAGPIRAVLISFEFGFLGGSLGERTGDRLEAAHAYARAHRLPVVSLVATGGSRMQEGMRALTQLQRVARESALTREAGLPQIAVLRDPTTGGGWATLGAGADITLALPTAQIGFAGSRVRPPDADPTAYTAESQLAAGSIDAVVPPPSLRTTLLLYLTLLTTPSTTPAPPPHALPPRVLERPPAFRAEKAGGAAPAFSGARGTARPAPTGPAPATQPPPSAQKAPLPTHGWEAVQRARSPHRPRAEAYLDAYFTRRAPLQGDRCGGTDPGMLCGFGDHEGRTVAYAAQCGTPTRPAGYRTATRLIHLADRLGIPVLTLIDTPGAANDAEAERQGAGPAIAALFTAVATARTPVTTLLIGEGGSGGALALAAPDHTWATPDSYFSVIAPELAAAILKRPENEVRATADELRVRPQDLVELGVVRGIVEPAVSPSSASDTR